One part of the Haliaeetus albicilla chromosome 27, bHalAlb1.1, whole genome shotgun sequence genome encodes these proteins:
- the LOC138682254 gene encoding serine/arginine repetitive matrix protein 5-like — translation MGLEEDSAEQGTPSPAAPLDASEDSKCPICLDTINDEAYMIWCKHRFCFPCVQNWARIKAECPVCRQPAQYVFRKLAGNNYEVHSVMRMRSQRLSAERRSPEGRQQRSSPSRNRGGGHTGAPERGQSRSLRQHQDRGGGHTGAPERGQSRSLRQHQDRGGGHTGAPERGQSRSPRQHQDGHRGAQHTQGYNSLRSGTWQQRRARDAAQDDGRVPRPEQDVLPSSSRSQLRLRAGRDSSRQQQATRSQSQRRSPSTGGQAGWECSRAHSSQERWRSRDPNDGRAPRSERDVLPCSRRSQSRRGSPSTGGQAGWERSWAHRSRQRWRSRDPDDEGRAPRSEWDVLPSSRRSRSRHRSRSTGGQAGWECSQAHRSRGQWRSRDTDRPHVWERQQSRSPRRGQQVQTGHPGTAAHDSMTGQGQKRSRDPNNGRAPRSEQDVPVFSGRSQRRPRAGRDSSRQRRATRSRSRRRSRSTGGQAGWEQSRAHSSRQRWRSRFPDSDGRAPRPERDVLPSSRRSQCCPQAGWDSSRQRRATRSRSRRRSRSTGGQAGWECSRRSRSRRRTRSRARRGAW, via the coding sequence ATGGGGTTGGAGGAGGACTCGGCAGAACAGGGCACCCCTTCCCCTGCCGCGCCGCTGGATGCCTCTGAGGACTCAAAGTGCCCAATCTGCCTGGACACCATCAACGACGAAGCCTACATGATCTGGTGCAAGCACcgcttctgttttccttgcGTACAGAACTGGGCCCGCATAAAAGCCGAGTGCCCAGTCTGCCGGCAGCCTGCTCAGTACGTCTTCCGCAAGCTGGCAGGTAACAACTATGAGGTGCATAGTGTCATGAGAATGAGATCTCAACGCCTCTCTGCGGAAAGAAGATCTCCAGAGGGCCGCCAGCAGcgcagctctcccagcagaaaCCGTGGTGGTGGCCACACCGGGGCCCCAGAGAGGGGCCAAAGCAGGTCCCTGAGGCAGCACCAGGACCGTGGTGGTGGCCACACCGGGGCCCCAGAGAGGGGCCAAAGCAGGTCCCTGAGGCAGCACCAGGACCGTGGTGGTGGCCACACCGGGGCCCCAGAGAGGGGCCAAAGCAGGTCCCCGAGGCAGCACCAGGATGGCCACAGAGGGGCTCAGCACACCCAGGGCTACAACTCCTTGAGAAGCGggacgtggcagcagagaagggCTCGGGACGCTGCTCAGGATGATGGCCGAGTTCCAAGGCCAGAACAGGACGTCCTGCCCTCCTCAAGCAGGAGCCAGCTCCGCCTGCGGGCAGGCCGGGATTCCTCCAGGCAACAGCAGGCAACAAGGAGCCAATCCCAGCGCAGGTCCCCCAGCACTGGGggccaagctgggtgggagtgcTCACGGGCCCACAGCAGCCAAGAGCGGTGGCGGAGCAGGGATCCCAACGATGGCCGAGCTCCAAGGTCCGAACGGGACGTCCTGCCCTGCTCAAGGAGGAGCCAGTCCCGGCGCgggtcccccagcaccgggggccaagctgggtgggagcgCTCCTGGGCCCACCGCAGCAGACAGCGATGGCGGAGCAGGGATCCCGACGATGAGGGCCGAGCTCCAAGGTCCGAATGGGATGTCCTGCCCTCTTCAAGGAGGAGCCGATCCCGGCACAGGTCCCGCAGCACCGGGggccaagctgggtgggagtgcTCACAGGCTCACCGCAGCCGAGGGCAGTGGCGGAGCAGGGACACGGACCGTCCCCATGTCTGGGAGAGGCAACAGAGCAGGTCCCCCAGGCGAGGCCAGCAAGTCCAGACGGGGCACCCAGGCACTGCGGCCCATGACTCCATGACAGGGCAGGGGCAGAAGAGGAGTAGGGATCCCAATAATGGCCGAGCTCCAAGGTCCGAACAGGACGTCCCGGTCTTCTCCGGGAGGAGCCAGCGCCGCCCGCGGGCAGGCCGGGATTCCTCCAGGCAACGGCGCGCCACAAGGAGCCGATCCCGGCGCAGGTCCCGCAGCACCGGGggccaagctgggtgggagcagTCACGGGCCCACAGCAGCCGACAGCGATGGCGGAGCAGGTTTCCCGACAGTGACGGCCGAGCTCCGAGGCCCGAACGGGACGTCCTGCCCTCCTCAAGGAGGAGCCAGTGCTGCCCGCAGGCAGGCTGGGATTCCTCCAGGCAACGGCGCGCCACAAGGAGCCGATCCCGGCGCAGGTCCCGCAGCACCGGGggccaagctgggtgggagtgcTCAAGGAGGAGCCGATCCCGGCGCAGGACCCGCAGCCGTGCCAGGCGCGGGGCCTGGTAG